One genomic window of Vespula pensylvanica isolate Volc-1 chromosome 12, ASM1446617v1, whole genome shotgun sequence includes the following:
- the LOC122633353 gene encoding PHD finger-like domain-containing protein 5A: MAKHHPDLIFCRKQPGVAIGRLCEKCDGKCVICDSYVRPCTLVRICDECNYGSYQGRCVICGGPGVSDAYYCKECTIQEKDRDGCPKIVNLGSSKTDLFYERKKYGFKRR; the protein is encoded by the exons atggCCAAGCATCATccagatttaattttttgtcgcAAACAACCGGGTGTCG cTATTGGTCGTCTCTGTGAGAAATGTGATGGCAAATGTGTTATTTGTGATTCTTATGTTAGACCTTGTACTCTTGTTAGAATATGCGATGAATGTAACTATGGATCATACCAAGGACGTTGTGTGATATGTGGAGGACCTGGTGTATCAGATGCATACTATTGTAAGGAGTGTACCATTCAAGAAAAAGAT AGAGATGGTTGTCCTAAAATAGTAAACTTAGGTAGTTCCAAAACAGATCTCTtctatgagagaaaaaaatatggatttaaaagaagataa